Proteins from one Nitrobacteraceae bacterium AZCC 2146 genomic window:
- a CDS encoding ABC-type spermidine/putrescine transport system permease subunit II (product_source=COG1177; cath_funfam=1.10.3720.10; cog=COG1177; pfam=PF00528; superfamily=161098; transmembrane_helix_parts=Inside_1_1,TMhelix_2_24,Outside_25_33,TMhelix_34_56,Inside_57_76,TMhelix_77_99,Outside_100_133,TMhelix_134_156,Inside_157_167) has product MGAMFLTPMIIPSIVIAIALFYMFAKVSLLATDLGITIGHTVIAMPIVFVVLLATFKGHDWRLDAAASTLGASRVGVLRFVTLPLVKGGLAVGFVTGFLQSFEELTIALFVGGGLKTTLPKQMWDGVLLQVSPIIAAASVVVLAVVIIMFALMEFLQARKLSARIGA; this is encoded by the coding sequence ATGGGAGCGATGTTCCTGACGCCGATGATCATTCCGTCGATCGTGATCGCAATCGCACTCTTTTATATGTTTGCAAAAGTGTCACTGTTGGCAACCGATCTCGGTATTACTATTGGTCACACCGTGATAGCGATGCCGATTGTGTTCGTGGTGCTCCTCGCGACCTTCAAAGGGCATGATTGGCGGCTTGACGCCGCTGCGTCAACGCTCGGCGCAAGTCGCGTTGGAGTGCTCCGATTTGTTACGTTGCCGCTTGTAAAGGGTGGCTTGGCGGTCGGTTTTGTGACCGGATTCTTGCAATCTTTCGAGGAATTGACGATTGCCCTTTTTGTCGGAGGCGGATTGAAGACTACATTGCCGAAGCAGATGTGGGACGGAGTTCTCCTTCAGGTTAGTCCCATCATCGCTGCAGCGTCCGTTGTCGTGCTGGCGGTTGTGATCATTATGTTCGCCCTGATGGAGTTCCTTCAGGCGAGAAAGCTCAGCGCGCGAATCGGGGCATAG
- a CDS encoding NADPH:quinone reductase-like Zn-dependent oxidoreductase (product_source=COG0604; cog=COG0604), whose product MPSQHAASPFILRGVCLLGIDSVMCPIELRKQAWLRLATDLNTEKLATITQEVELEDVIEAGAQVLAGRVRGRIW is encoded by the coding sequence GTGCCGTCGCAGCATGCGGCCTCGCCGTTCATTCTGCGTGGGGTTTGTCTACTGGGCATTGACTCAGTGATGTGCCCAATCGAGCTGCGTAAGCAGGCATGGCTGCGACTAGCGACAGACCTGAACACCGAAAAACTCGCCACAATAACGCAGGAAGTCGAACTGGAGGACGTGATTGAAGCCGGCGCACAGGTCCTTGCAGGCCGAGTACGTGGCCGCATCTGGTGA
- a CDS encoding NitT/TauT family transport system substrate-binding protein (product_source=KO:K02051; cath_funfam=3.40.190.10; cleavage_site_network=SignalP-noTM; cog=COG0715; ko=KO:K02051; pfam=PF09084; superfamily=53850), translating to MALVRYVLVALLASLHVLPASAQTKIRYLLTSPSPSVAEATHSSVPEMLGYWKDAGLDVTVTPFNGGTGATQLVISGNAEFTMASPEALLVGRQEGADIKAVYNHTREPIYTLAVLKDSPVQKLEDLKGKTIGVVSLASGGAIVAKAMLRGVGLDPEKDVRWLPVGLGPQAANALKSNQVDALAIWDWAYAILENSGFQFRHFVTPGTSKLLSLMLVANGPFVRANPDVSTKFAQGIAKGVIFTLANTEAAVRLHWTKYPASKPTNMPEEQAMREAVHTLKARLAKYVLDGRVDPRYGAFTRDEWTSTQSFFLDVGFINKKLDVGDYFTNDLVDGVNRFDKVAIIKQAESNK from the coding sequence ATGGCCCTCGTTCGATATGTACTGGTTGCCCTCTTAGCGTCGCTGCACGTTCTTCCCGCCTCGGCACAAACCAAGATCCGATACCTTTTGACATCGCCTAGTCCGAGCGTCGCCGAGGCAACGCACTCGTCCGTTCCGGAAATGCTTGGCTATTGGAAGGATGCCGGACTGGACGTCACGGTCACACCATTCAATGGTGGCACCGGCGCGACGCAATTGGTCATCTCCGGCAACGCCGAATTCACGATGGCTAGTCCGGAAGCGCTGCTTGTCGGACGTCAGGAAGGCGCAGACATCAAGGCCGTCTACAATCACACGCGCGAGCCGATCTATACCTTGGCCGTCTTGAAGGACAGTCCGGTCCAGAAACTGGAGGATCTCAAAGGCAAAACCATAGGTGTCGTCAGTCTGGCGAGTGGCGGAGCCATTGTTGCAAAGGCGATGCTGCGCGGCGTCGGTCTCGATCCCGAGAAGGACGTGAGGTGGCTTCCCGTGGGGCTCGGTCCACAAGCTGCAAATGCACTTAAGTCGAACCAGGTGGATGCTCTCGCGATTTGGGACTGGGCCTACGCCATCCTGGAGAATTCAGGATTTCAGTTTCGCCACTTCGTGACGCCAGGTACGTCGAAACTTCTCAGCTTGATGTTGGTCGCGAACGGGCCCTTCGTCAGAGCAAATCCGGACGTCTCCACCAAATTCGCGCAAGGCATCGCCAAGGGTGTGATCTTCACGCTTGCTAACACCGAGGCCGCCGTGCGCCTCCACTGGACGAAGTACCCCGCCTCCAAGCCTACGAACATGCCCGAAGAGCAGGCAATGCGCGAGGCGGTGCATACTTTGAAGGCTCGTCTTGCGAAGTACGTACTTGATGGCCGCGTTGATCCTCGATACGGCGCATTCACTCGCGATGAATGGACCTCGACCCAGTCATTCTTTCTGGATGTGGGTTTCATCAATAAGAAGCTCGATGTTGGAGACTATTTTACGAACGATCTTGTCGACGGAGTGAACCGTTTCGACAAGGTCGCGATCATCAAGCAGGCGGAGTCAAACAAGTGA
- a CDS encoding NitT/TauT family transport system ATP-binding protein (product_source=KO:K02049; cath_funfam=3.40.50.300; cog=COG1116; ko=KO:K02049; pfam=PF00005; smart=SM00382; superfamily=52540) has product MTPATGMLIDIREVRKQFRSRSGTDMDALVNTSLSVDANQFVCIVGPSGCGKSTLLRMIAGLETASAGAIKIDGVSVTSPRRDIGLVFQSPVMLPWRTILKNVLVPAEVLKLDPAASMQRAQELLKLVGLEGFGDRYPDELSGGMRQRAAIARALMHDPKILLMDEPFGALDALTREAMNLELLRIWQASMKTVILVTHSIEEALLLSDKVAVFAPRPGFVREVIDVPIERPRSAATRSDPVFINLAERLRSHFEVAPVAGTA; this is encoded by the coding sequence GTGACGCCGGCGACGGGAATGCTGATCGACATCCGCGAGGTCCGCAAGCAATTTCGCTCACGATCCGGCACAGATATGGATGCGCTAGTCAACACGTCCCTGAGCGTGGATGCGAACCAATTTGTCTGTATCGTTGGGCCGTCTGGTTGCGGAAAAAGTACACTCTTGCGCATGATCGCTGGACTTGAAACGGCCTCGGCCGGCGCCATCAAGATTGATGGCGTCTCGGTAACGAGCCCCCGGCGAGACATCGGTCTCGTATTCCAAAGCCCCGTGATGCTACCTTGGCGAACGATTTTAAAGAACGTGCTCGTGCCAGCGGAGGTATTGAAGCTCGATCCTGCGGCATCAATGCAGCGGGCCCAGGAGCTTTTGAAACTGGTCGGCCTTGAAGGATTTGGCGATCGCTACCCGGACGAACTCTCAGGTGGCATGCGACAGCGTGCGGCAATCGCCCGCGCACTCATGCACGATCCGAAGATTCTGTTGATGGATGAGCCATTTGGTGCGCTCGACGCACTGACGCGAGAAGCGATGAACCTTGAACTGCTTCGGATCTGGCAGGCAAGTATGAAGACAGTCATCCTAGTCACACATTCGATTGAGGAGGCATTGCTTCTATCGGACAAGGTGGCGGTATTCGCTCCGCGACCCGGCTTCGTGCGCGAAGTGATCGATGTGCCGATCGAACGTCCACGCTCCGCCGCGACTCGATCCGACCCGGTTTTCATTAATCTGGCCGAAAGGCTTAGAAGTCATTTCGAAGTCGCTCCGGTCGCCGGTACAGCCTGA
- a CDS encoding NitT/TauT family transport system permease protein (product_source=KO:K02050; cath_funfam=1.10.3720.10; cog=COG0600; ko=KO:K02050; pfam=PF00528; superfamily=161098; transmembrane_helix_parts=Inside_1_12,TMhelix_13_35,Outside_36_66,TMhelix_67_89,Inside_90_101,TMhelix_102_124,Outside_125_128,TMhelix_129_151,Inside_152_171,TMhelix_172_194,Outside_195_223,TMhelix_224_246,Inside_247_263) yields the protein MTSRLSATFDRYAPPLFGGILILLVWEYVPAFFQVSKLLLPPPSSVVSSLWLVYSRGLLVENFLITLVEALAGFACGSVSAIFVAFLVTRSLLIERMMMPYLVGFQALPKVALAPLIVVWVGIGMESKILIAAIISFFPVLINAIVGFSTVEAEKLDLMRSLVASRWQLFRIVIFPNSLPFIFAGLNVGIVLSITGALVGEFIGADRGLGNLLLQLNYNMDISGMFAVLLVLAVLGIILYALVRFLHVYFVFWAKPDIRSGSN from the coding sequence ATGACTAGTCGTTTGTCCGCAACGTTCGACCGATACGCTCCACCGCTCTTCGGCGGAATTCTAATTTTGCTAGTGTGGGAGTATGTCCCGGCATTTTTCCAGGTTTCGAAGCTACTCCTTCCGCCTCCGTCATCCGTCGTAAGTTCCCTCTGGCTCGTGTATAGCCGAGGTTTGTTGGTCGAAAATTTCCTGATTACATTGGTCGAAGCGCTGGCAGGCTTCGCTTGCGGCTCCGTCAGTGCGATCTTCGTTGCGTTCCTCGTCACGCGATCGCTTCTCATCGAACGCATGATGATGCCGTATCTGGTGGGCTTCCAGGCACTTCCGAAGGTGGCGCTCGCGCCGCTCATAGTGGTGTGGGTGGGGATCGGAATGGAGTCGAAGATCCTGATTGCAGCGATCATCTCGTTCTTTCCGGTGCTCATCAACGCGATCGTCGGTTTTTCCACGGTCGAAGCCGAGAAGCTCGACCTAATGCGATCGCTAGTGGCGTCCCGCTGGCAGCTGTTCCGCATCGTCATCTTCCCGAACTCGCTGCCGTTCATCTTCGCCGGCCTGAATGTCGGCATCGTACTCAGCATCACCGGCGCGCTGGTCGGAGAATTCATCGGCGCCGACCGGGGCCTCGGGAATCTTCTGCTGCAACTAAACTACAACATGGACATCTCAGGCATGTTCGCGGTGCTGCTGGTTCTCGCCGTATTGGGGATCATCCTCTACGCGCTGGTTCGCTTCCTTCACGTCTATTTCGTGTTCTGGGCCAAGCCGGACATCCGTTCCGGCTCTAACTGA
- a CDS encoding enoyl-CoA hydratase (product_source=KO:K01715; cath_funfam=1.10.12.10,3.90.226.10; cog=COG1024; ko=KO:K01715; pfam=PF00378; superfamily=52096) has product MTNSLVRLEKNGPISIVTLDNPPVNAASTKLMNALHARLDEIELDKEARCVILAGSGNKAFCAGGDLREEADFGTPEGSKAFQALGRKTLNRLENFSLPIIAAIHGYCIGGGTALGWACDIRVAADDTVFRAGDAYIGMVPSWGMGLTRLPRYVGRNRALDILLLGHDFDAKTAYDFGLVTKVVAKADLAKEAMIAADRIASASPFAIRATREAIAFNSRESWKDMVDFEVDVCERVFAHPDAHEGPKAFTEKRKPKFGAL; this is encoded by the coding sequence TTGACCAATTCTCTCGTCCGTCTCGAAAAGAACGGTCCCATCTCGATCGTCACGCTAGACAACCCGCCGGTCAATGCGGCGTCCACCAAGCTCATGAATGCGTTGCACGCGCGCCTCGACGAGATCGAACTCGATAAGGAGGCGCGCTGCGTGATCCTCGCAGGATCGGGCAACAAGGCATTTTGCGCCGGTGGCGATCTTCGCGAAGAGGCGGACTTCGGGACGCCGGAGGGCTCCAAGGCGTTCCAGGCGCTGGGGAGAAAGACGCTCAACCGTCTCGAAAACTTCTCGCTTCCCATCATCGCCGCGATTCACGGGTACTGCATTGGCGGTGGCACGGCGCTGGGCTGGGCCTGCGACATCCGCGTCGCAGCTGACGACACCGTGTTCCGCGCCGGCGATGCCTATATTGGTATGGTGCCAAGCTGGGGCATGGGACTGACCCGCTTGCCACGCTACGTCGGACGCAACCGCGCTCTCGATATTCTTCTGCTCGGCCATGACTTCGATGCCAAGACGGCTTACGACTTCGGTCTCGTCACCAAGGTGGTCGCGAAAGCTGATCTCGCCAAGGAAGCGATGATCGCTGCAGACCGTATCGCAAGCGCGTCGCCTTTCGCTATCCGGGCAACTCGCGAAGCCATCGCATTCAATTCCCGCGAGAGTTGGAAGGACATGGTCGATTTCGAGGTCGACGTCTGTGAGCGGGTGTTTGCCCATCCGGATGCGCATGAAGGACCGAAGGCATTCACCGAGAAGCGCAAGCCGAAGTTCGGAGCCCTCTGA
- a CDS encoding acyl-CoA synthetase (NDP forming) (product_source=COG1042; cath_funfam=3.30.1490.20,3.30.470.20,3.40.50.261,3.40.50.720; cog=COG1042; ko=KO:K24012; pfam=PF13380,PF13549,PF13607; smart=SM00881; superfamily=51735,52210,56059), whose product MGIRSLLRPKSIAIVGASEKVGPGFNAFKALEFVGYDGDVYLVNPRSPELFGQRTYASLDGVPGDVDAVFVAVQAESVIEVAKQAARKGAGALAILSSGFGETQDGVAAQRALIDLAEANDMAVCGPNCLGLLNLTGKSALFGTSLPERVERGGVAAIVQSGSIGIALLNSVRGIGFSYIITTGNEAVTSAADYIEAVADDPGVTTILVFAEQIKKPAAFMRALRHAHAAGKPVIVLKSGRSQSGKAAVMAHTGAIAGSDEACDAALRSVGAIQVHSIDDLIETTLLASKMTLRPTTRNLGGLSISGGEIALALDASEDLGIAFAPLGSASSTVKQLLPSFSHLSNPLDLTWAGLYDSSVAMSCAEAIASQPDVGMLVLLQDAPGRLGEQQAGRYAKLLESVARGAETAKKPFVALSNISDQPHATLQEMADKVGVPYLRGTRVGLAAISNYLDWSVGRVQAPMPENPAEAVPARSMLDGVPPYRLAAEHEARETLKSYGVTGPRDRIVHSADAAVAAAIEIGYPVVLKGIVENMIHKSDAGLVKVGLRSEVDVRRALAAMEVSLGALPADKFLGFLVQQQVSSLGEIFVGARVDPDFGPLIVVGAGGVQVELYKDVAIRLAPIDEKEAREMIHSTKVSKLFGGFRGAPPGDIEAVARTVSAVSRFIADCADRISEIEINPLAVLEQGRGCVALDCVLISKDHRTKL is encoded by the coding sequence ATGGGCATTCGCAGCCTGCTCAGGCCGAAGTCGATTGCGATTGTCGGAGCATCCGAAAAGGTGGGTCCGGGATTCAATGCATTCAAGGCGCTGGAATTCGTTGGATATGATGGGGATGTGTATCTCGTCAATCCGCGCTCACCGGAATTGTTCGGTCAGCGAACCTACGCTTCGCTCGACGGCGTCCCCGGTGACGTGGATGCGGTGTTCGTGGCCGTTCAGGCGGAATCGGTCATCGAGGTCGCCAAACAAGCAGCACGAAAGGGCGCCGGCGCGCTGGCAATCTTGTCGAGCGGATTTGGAGAAACGCAGGATGGCGTCGCGGCTCAGCGCGCGTTGATCGACCTGGCGGAAGCGAACGACATGGCGGTATGTGGGCCGAATTGCCTCGGCCTGCTGAATCTCACCGGGAAGTCGGCGTTGTTTGGCACGTCACTGCCTGAGCGGGTAGAGCGGGGCGGGGTTGCTGCGATCGTCCAGAGCGGATCGATCGGCATTGCGCTGCTCAATTCCGTCCGCGGCATCGGCTTCAGCTACATCATCACGACCGGCAATGAAGCCGTCACATCGGCCGCCGACTACATCGAAGCGGTGGCTGACGATCCCGGCGTGACCACGATCCTGGTGTTCGCGGAACAGATCAAGAAACCCGCGGCCTTCATGCGGGCGCTTCGTCACGCGCACGCAGCCGGAAAACCGGTGATCGTCCTCAAGAGCGGACGCTCGCAGTCTGGCAAAGCAGCGGTCATGGCGCATACCGGCGCGATCGCCGGCAGCGACGAGGCGTGCGACGCGGCACTTCGGTCTGTCGGTGCCATCCAGGTGCATTCGATCGACGATCTCATCGAAACGACGTTGCTCGCGTCGAAAATGACGTTGCGCCCGACGACACGAAATCTCGGCGGTCTCTCGATCTCGGGGGGCGAAATCGCGCTCGCGCTAGATGCGTCGGAAGACCTCGGCATCGCCTTCGCGCCGCTGGGATCGGCGTCATCGACAGTGAAGCAGTTGCTTCCTTCGTTCTCGCACTTGTCGAATCCATTGGATCTGACCTGGGCCGGGCTTTACGATTCCTCGGTCGCAATGAGCTGCGCCGAAGCGATCGCTTCGCAGCCCGACGTCGGCATGCTCGTGCTGCTGCAGGACGCTCCGGGCAGGCTCGGTGAGCAACAGGCCGGTCGTTACGCCAAACTGCTTGAGTCGGTCGCACGCGGGGCCGAGACCGCGAAAAAGCCATTCGTGGCGCTGTCGAACATTTCCGATCAGCCGCATGCCACGCTTCAGGAGATGGCCGATAAGGTCGGCGTTCCCTATCTGCGGGGCACGCGCGTCGGTCTTGCGGCCATCTCGAATTATCTCGACTGGTCGGTCGGCCGTGTTCAGGCGCCGATGCCGGAAAACCCGGCCGAAGCGGTTCCAGCCCGGTCGATGCTCGATGGCGTACCACCCTATCGTCTGGCCGCCGAACATGAAGCCCGGGAGACGCTGAAAAGCTACGGCGTCACCGGCCCACGCGATAGGATTGTCCATTCTGCCGACGCCGCAGTCGCCGCAGCGATCGAGATCGGGTATCCGGTGGTGCTCAAGGGGATCGTCGAGAATATGATTCACAAATCCGATGCCGGACTCGTCAAGGTCGGGCTACGCTCGGAAGTGGACGTCAGACGCGCACTTGCGGCGATGGAAGTTTCCCTGGGTGCGCTTCCCGCCGACAAATTCCTCGGATTTCTGGTACAGCAGCAAGTATCTTCGCTCGGAGAGATATTCGTCGGCGCCAGGGTGGATCCGGACTTCGGGCCGCTAATCGTGGTCGGCGCCGGGGGAGTGCAGGTTGAACTGTACAAGGATGTCGCCATCCGCCTGGCACCTATCGACGAAAAGGAGGCAAGGGAAATGATTCACTCCACCAAGGTCTCCAAATTGTTTGGGGGCTTCCGAGGTGCCCCGCCGGGAGATATCGAGGCCGTTGCGCGGACGGTGAGCGCGGTGTCCCGATTTATCGCAGACTGCGCCGACCGTATTTCGGAGATTGAAATCAATCCTCTCGCGGTACTGGAGCAGGGGCGCGGCTGCGTGGCTCTCGACTGCGTGCTGATCTCGAAAGATCACCGAACTAAACTATGA
- a CDS encoding DNA-binding GntR family transcriptional regulator (product_source=COG1802; cath_funfam=1.10.10.10,1.20.120.530; cog=COG1802; pfam=PF00392,PF07729; smart=SM00345,SM00895; superfamily=46785,48008), which translates to MIFNPSNNDLGRAGVVYREIKRRITELVYKPGDKISEARIAEELGCGRSPVRTAFSRLQSEGWTEISPSSGTFVRGLSATEITEILEARILLESYLAGRAARMMSDGELVRLRNAFSSFGERVAADHLDEYLELDLQFHLAVYKAAANKVLSDVLLNLIDKVQWIRRASAGYPSRIREAFSEIHAVLDALEARDEEAASAAMRIHIENTLEFRRPDPSRHADETVSTQL; encoded by the coding sequence ATGATCTTTAATCCATCCAACAACGATTTGGGGCGGGCTGGTGTCGTTTACCGCGAGATCAAGCGCCGCATCACCGAGCTTGTTTACAAGCCGGGCGACAAGATTTCAGAAGCCCGAATCGCGGAAGAGCTGGGGTGCGGCCGGTCACCGGTCCGGACCGCTTTTTCAAGGCTGCAGAGCGAGGGTTGGACGGAGATATCGCCTTCGAGCGGAACCTTCGTTCGAGGCCTGTCGGCGACTGAAATCACCGAGATCCTGGAAGCCCGTATTCTGCTCGAATCTTACCTCGCAGGCCGGGCAGCAAGAATGATGAGCGATGGAGAACTAGTCCGGCTCCGGAATGCCTTTTCTTCCTTTGGCGAACGGGTGGCAGCCGACCATTTGGACGAATATCTGGAACTCGATCTTCAGTTTCACTTGGCCGTCTACAAGGCCGCAGCAAATAAAGTGCTCTCGGATGTCCTTCTCAATCTGATCGACAAGGTCCAATGGATCCGCCGTGCAAGTGCGGGCTATCCATCTCGAATCCGTGAGGCGTTCTCCGAAATCCATGCCGTCCTCGATGCACTCGAAGCGCGCGACGAAGAGGCGGCTTCGGCGGCGATGCGGATTCATATCGAGAATACATTGGAATTCAGGCGGCCCGATCCATCGCGTCATGCCGACGAGACGGTATCAACACAGCTCTGA
- a CDS encoding transposase (product_source=KO:K07484; cog=COG3436; ko=KO:K07484; pfam=PF05717) encodes MIPIPSGVRVWIATGHTDMRRGMQSLALTVQEGLKRDPHAGDLYIFRGRRGDLVKILWHDGLGMSLYAKRLDRGKFIWPSASAGAVSVSAAQMAYMLEGIDWRNPQLTWRPQSAG; translated from the coding sequence ATGATCCCGATCCCGAGCGGCGTCAGGGTCTGGATCGCCACCGGCCACACCGACATGCGCCGCGGCATGCAAAGTCTGGCCCTGACGGTTCAGGAGGGCTTGAAGCGCGATCCTCATGCCGGCGATCTCTATATCTTCCGGGGTCGCCGCGGCGATCTGGTCAAGATTTTATGGCATGACGGGTTAGGCATGTCGCTCTATGCCAAACGCCTGGACCGCGGCAAGTTCATCTGGCCCTCAGCATCCGCTGGTGCGGTGTCGGTCTCAGCGGCCCAGATGGCTTATATGCTGGAAGGGATCGACTGGAGAAATCCGCAACTAACATGGCGACCGCAGAGCGCCGGCTGA
- a CDS encoding transposase (product_source=KO:K07484; cog=COG3436; ko=KO:K07484; pfam=PF03050,PF13005,PF13007,PF13817), whose protein sequence is MDTAPDAPPDDIAALKEALATERAKTLDIAAELAVAHAKASEDSALIAQQKLRIAKLERQIYGQRSERSSRLIDQLALTFEELEANATEDELAAERAVARTTIVRGFTRTRPERNTFPDHLPRQRVVIDPPTACECCGGNRLRKLGEDVTRTLESVPRQWKVVETVREKFTCRDCEKISQAPAPFHVIARGWAGPSLLAMVLYEKFGQHQPLNRQAERYALEGVPISLSTMADAVGACCTVLEPLSRLLEAHVMAAERLHGDDTTVPVLALGKCDVARCWVYVKDDRPFGGSDPPAAMFYYSRDRSGEHPQAHLAKYTGILQADAFGGYIKLYEPERSPGLIREAACWVHARRPFFAMADLEENARRKAAGKKEIVISPVAMEIVRRIDALFEIERSIKGQNADQRKVVRQAQSAPLVADLEAYMREQCAKLSRGHDLAKAMNYMFKRWASFTRFLDDGRVCLSNNAAERALRGIALGRKSWLFCGSDRGGRRAAAMYSLIVSAKMNDVDPQAWLADVLARIATHPAHRLDELLPWNWKTAQQQGLAAQAA, encoded by the coding sequence ATGGACACGGCTCCCGACGCCCCTCCCGACGACATAGCCGCTCTGAAAGAGGCGTTGGCGACCGAGCGCGCGAAGACGCTGGATATTGCGGCGGAGCTCGCGGTCGCCCATGCGAAGGCATCGGAAGACAGCGCGCTGATTGCCCAGCAAAAATTACGGATCGCCAAGCTCGAGCGCCAGATCTACGGACAGCGGTCAGAGCGTTCGTCTCGGCTGATCGACCAGTTGGCGCTGACGTTCGAAGAGCTGGAAGCCAACGCCACCGAAGACGAGCTTGCGGCCGAGAGAGCCGTCGCCAGGACGACAATTGTACGCGGATTTACGCGCACGCGCCCCGAACGCAATACGTTCCCCGATCATCTTCCCCGCCAGCGCGTGGTGATCGATCCGCCAACGGCGTGTGAATGCTGCGGCGGCAATCGCTTGCGCAAGCTCGGCGAAGACGTGACCCGGACGCTGGAATCGGTGCCGCGCCAGTGGAAAGTGGTCGAGACGGTGCGCGAAAAGTTCACCTGCCGGGATTGCGAGAAAATCAGCCAAGCGCCGGCGCCGTTCCATGTGATTGCGCGGGGCTGGGCGGGACCGAGCCTGCTCGCGATGGTTCTGTACGAGAAGTTCGGCCAGCATCAGCCGTTGAACCGTCAGGCCGAGCGCTATGCCCTTGAAGGCGTGCCGATCAGCCTCTCGACCATGGCCGACGCCGTAGGGGCGTGCTGCACGGTGTTAGAGCCGCTGTCGCGGCTCTTGGAAGCCCACGTCATGGCAGCCGAACGCCTCCATGGCGACGACACCACCGTGCCCGTGCTCGCCTTGGGCAAGTGCGATGTCGCTCGATGCTGGGTCTATGTGAAGGACGACCGCCCCTTCGGCGGCTCAGATCCGCCGGCGGCGATGTTTTATTACTCGCGCGATCGAAGTGGTGAGCATCCGCAGGCGCATCTGGCCAAATACACCGGGATCCTCCAGGCCGACGCCTTCGGCGGATACATCAAGCTCTACGAGCCCGAGCGAAGTCCTGGGCTTATCAGGGAAGCGGCCTGTTGGGTCCATGCCCGGCGCCCGTTCTTCGCCATGGCGGATCTTGAGGAGAACGCGCGGCGCAAAGCGGCCGGAAAGAAGGAGATCGTCATCTCGCCCGTCGCCATGGAGATTGTGCGCCGCATCGACGCTCTGTTCGAGATCGAGCGCTCTATCAAAGGCCAAAACGCCGACCAACGAAAGGTTGTTCGCCAGGCGCAGAGCGCGCCGCTCGTCGCCGATCTGGAAGCCTATATGCGCGAGCAATGCGCCAAGCTCTCCCGCGGTCACGATCTGGCCAAGGCCATGAACTACATGTTCAAGCGCTGGGCCTCCTTCACACGCTTCCTCGACGATGGCCGCGTCTGCCTCTCGAACAATGCCGCCGAAAGAGCGCTGCGCGGCATCGCATTGGGCAGAAAGTCGTGGTTATTCTGTGGGTCCGACCGCGGAGGGCGCCGAGCCGCCGCCATGTATAGCCTCATCGTCTCTGCCAAGATGAACGACGTCGACCCTCAGGCCTGGCTCGCCGATGTACTCGCTCGCATCGCCACCCACCCCGCCCACAGGCTCGATGAGCTGCTGCCCTGGAACTGGAAGACTGCGCAACAGCAAGGCCTTGCGGCGCAGGCGGCTTGA
- a CDS encoding hypothetical protein (product_source=Hypo-rule applied), with protein sequence MGHVNKVSHVFTLSHVAEMLGEDEEWLFEVAEEMDTEDGQLWVVGVGEDGVMAFTDDGIENLKELIAIHKDTPSIIEERRQALAAMMKPKTEEPDEI encoded by the coding sequence ATGGGGCACGTCAACAAAGTCAGCCACGTGTTCACTCTCAGCCATGTCGCTGAGATGCTCGGTGAAGACGAGGAATGGCTGTTCGAGGTCGCCGAAGAAATGGACACCGAGGATGGCCAGCTATGGGTCGTCGGCGTCGGTGAAGACGGGGTGATGGCGTTCACCGATGACGGGATCGAGAACCTCAAAGAGCTGATCGCAATCCACAAGGACACCCCCAGCATCATCGAAGAACGCCGCCAAGCGCTCGCTGCGATGATGAAGCCGAAGACCGAAGAGCCCGACGAGATCTAA